The following proteins are co-located in the Phocoena phocoena chromosome 1, mPhoPho1.1, whole genome shotgun sequence genome:
- the PIGR gene encoding polymeric immunoglobulin receptor, protein MSRLFFACLLALFPVVSMKSPIFGPQEVSSVEGSSVSIKCYYPATSVNRHTRKYWCRQGARGRCSTLISSEGYVSKDYEGRANLTNFPESGTFVMNISHLTRNDSGLYKCGLGISSRGLSFDVSLEVSQAPGQIDGVHVYTAELGRKVTINCPFRAVNSEKKKSMCKKTGQSCVLVTDSTGYVSPSYSNRVHLKIQGTSKLVFSVDINHIQLNDAGMYVCQAGDDDNADKSNADLQVLKPKRELIYGDLRGSVTFDCALGPEKANVAKFLCRVKNEEACSVVINTLGTKDQDFEGRILFTPKDNGFFSVHITSLRKEDAGLYLCGANHDGEPKEGWPTQAWQLFVNEETMIPPSQSVVKGVVGGSVAVSCAYNPKETDSLKYWCRWEETQGGRCPQLVQSKGPVKEQYKGRLALDEEPGNGTYTVILNQLTAQDAGFYWCLTNGDTRWRSMVELKIVEGEPSLKAPKNVKAQLGETLKISCHFPCKFYSYEKYWCKWSNKGCRTLPSQDEGPSQAFVNCNQKSQVVSLNLNSITSEDEGWYWCGVKEGHKYGETVAVYVAVEKKVKGSQDTSQVNAAPGEEAIEPRARETENKVIQGPSLFAEERAVKDTGDPAGGSGAPADPGSSAGQGGSSKALFSTLVPLALVLAAGAVAIAVVRARHRKNVDRISIRSYRTDISMSDFENSRDFGAHDNMGASPDTQETTLGGKDEFATTTEDAVEKEEPRKAKRSSKEEADMAFTTFLLQTNNMAAATQNGPREA, encoded by the exons ATGTCGCGCCTCTTCTTCGCCTGCCTGCTGGCTCTCTTCCCAG TGGTCTCCATGAAGAGTCCCATATTCGGTCCTCAGGAGGTAAGCAGTGTGGAAGGCAGCTCAGTGTCTATCAAGTGCTACTACCCGGCCACCTCCGTCAACCGGCATACCCGTAAGTACTGGTGCCGGCAGGGAGCCAGGGGCCGCTGCAGTACCCTCATCTCCTCAGAGGGCTACGTCTCCAAGGACTATGAGGGCAGAGCCAACCTCACCAACTTCCCAGAGAGCGGCACATTTGTGATGAACATCAGCCATCTCACTCGGAATGACTCGGGTCTCTACAAGTGTGGTCTGGGCATTAGCAGCCGAGGCCTGTCCTTTGATGTGAGCCTGGAAGTCAGTCAAG CTCCTGGGCAGATAGATGGCGTCCACGTCTACACAGCAGAACTGGGCAGAAAAGTGACCATCAACTGCCCTTTCAGGGCTGTGAATTCTGAGAAGAAGAAATCTATGTGCAAGAAGACAGGCCAGAGCTGCGTGCTAGTCACCGACTCTACTGGGTACGTGAGCCCCAGCTACAGCAACAGGGTACATCTCAAAATTCAGGGTACCAGCAAATTAGTGTTTAGCGTTGACATCAACCACATCCAGCTCAACGATGCTGGGATGTACGTCTGCCAGGCTGGGGATGATGACAACGCCGACAAGAGCAATGCTGACCTCCAAGTGCTGAAGCCCAAGCGTGAGCTGATTTATGGAGACCTGAGGGGCTCAGTGACCTTTGACTGTGCCCTGGGCCCCGAGAAGGCAAATGTGGCCAAATTTCTGTGCCGGGTAAAAAATGAGGAAGCTTGCAGTGTGGTCATCAACACGCTGGGGACGAAGGATCAGGACTTTGAGGGCAGGATCCTGTTCACTCCCAAGGATAACGGTTTCTTCAGTGTGCACATCACCAGCCTGAGGAAAGAGGATGCGGGGCTCTACCTGTGCGGAGCCAACCACGATGGTGAGCCTAAGGAAGGCTGGCCCACCCAGGCTTGGCAACTCTTCGTCAATGAAG AGACCATGATTCCCCCAAGTCAGTCTGTGGTGAAAGGAGTGGTGGGAGGCTCCGTGGCCGTGTCCTGTGCCTACAACCCGAAGGAAACAGACAGCCTGAAGTACTGGTGTCGCTGGGAAGAGACTCAGGGTGGCCGCTGCCCGCAGCTGGTGCAGAGCAAGGGGCCGGTCAAGGAGCAGTACAAGGGCAGGCTCGCACTGGACGAGGAGCCAGGCAATGGCACCTACACCGTCATCCTCAACCAGCTCACCGCCCAGGACGCCGGCTTCTACTGGTGTTTGACAAACGGCGATACTCGCTGGAGGTCCATGGTGGAGCTCAAGATTGTAGAAG GAGAACCAAGCCTCAAGGCACCCAAGAATGTCAAGGCTCAGCTGGGAGAGACCCTCAAGATCTCCTGCCACTTCCCCTGCAAATTCTACTCCTATGAGAAGTACTGGTGTAAGTGGAGCAACAAAGGCTGCAGGACCCTGCCCAGCCAGGACGAAGGCCCCAGCCAGGCCTTTGTGAACTGCAACCAGAAGAGCCAGGTCGTGTCCCTGAACCTGAACTCCATCACCAGCGAGGACGAAGGCTGGTACTGGTGCGGAGTGAAGGAGGGCCACAAATACGGAGAGACCGTGGCTGTCTATGTGGCGGTGGAGAAGAAGGTGAAGG GGTCCCAGGATACCAGTCAAGTGAATGCTGCTCCTGGTGAGGAGGCGATAGAACCGAGGGCCAGGGAGACTGAGAACAAAGTCATTCAGGGTCCCAGCCTTTTTGCAGAGGAAAGAGCAGTGAAGGATACTGGAGATCCAGCTGGTGGGAGCGGAGCACCTGCAGATCCCGGCAG CTCTGCAGGACAAGGTGGGAGCTCCAAAGCGCTGTTCTCCACCCTGGTGCCCCTGGCCCTGGTGCTGGCTGCAGGGGCCGTAGCGATTGCGGTGGTCAGAGCCCGACACAGGAAGAATGTCG ATCGGATTTCAATCAGAAGCTACAGGACGGACATTAGCATGTCAGACTTTGAGAACTCCAGGGATTTTGGAGCCCATGACAACATGGGAGCCTCTCCAGACACTCAGGAGACAACTCTCGGAGGAAAAGACG AGTTCGCCACCACTACCGAGGATGCCGTGGAGAAGGAAGAACCCAGGAAGGCGAAAAGG TCATCCAAGGAGGAAGCCGACATGGCCTTCACCACCTTCCTGCTCCAGACCAACAACATGGCCGCCGCCACCCAGAACGGCCCCAGAGAAGCCTAG